The stretch of DNA GACTCCAACGGCGACGGTATCGGCGATCTCAACGGCGTCACCAATAATCTTGATTATTTACAGGATTTGGGCATTTCGGCCATTTGGCTCATGCCCATTAACCCCTCACCCAGCTACCACAAATACGACATCACCGACTACTACGGCATCGACCCCGAATACGGTACACTCGATGATTTTCGGCGGTTGGTGAACGAAGCCCACAAGCGCGGCATTGCGGTTTTGATGGATTTGGTACTGCACCACACCAGCATCGAACACCCGTGGTTCAAAGACGCCAGCCGGGGGCCGCAAAGCCAGTACTGGAACTACTACAAATGGCTCACACCCGCCGAAATCAAAGCCCGTAACCTCGCAACCCGCGACATTACGGCTGATTCCAGCGAACGCAATCCGTGGCATGAGGTGCCGGGCAGCACGTTCCCCGAACGCTACTACGGCATGTTCTGGAAAGGTATGCCCGACCTTAATTTCGACCACCCGCCCGTGCGCGATGCGTTCGTAGACGTCGCCAGATTCTGGCTGACCGATGTGGGCGTCGATGGGTTCCGGCTCGATGCGGCCCGGCACCTCTACCGCGAATCTGAAGAGCCCAAAAACCATCAGTTCTGGGAAGAATTCCGGCAACGCATCAAAGCATTCAAGCCCGACGTTCACCTGATTGGCGAAGTCTGGACCCGCCCGACAAAGGTGGCTCCGTATTACCGGGGGCTGCACGCTACGTTTAATTTCGACTTCGCGCTGTCGTTGTACGAGGTGATTCGGCGGGAAGACGATACCGAAGATTTGATTGAGTTGCTCGCCTTCGTGCAGGGAACTTATGGGCAGGTGAACCCCAACTTCGTGGATGCGCTGATTCTGTCGAACCACGATCAGGAACGTATCGGCAGCATTTTGAAAGGCAACACTGACAAGCTGAAAGTGGCCGCTAACCTGCTGCTAACGCTACCCGGCAATCCGTATCTGTACTACGGCGAGGAAATCGGAATGCTTGGCCGCAAACCCGACGAACACATCCGTGAGCCGTTTCTCTGGCACATCCGCGACAAAGACAAACAGCGCACCCGCTGGCAACGGGGCCGGTACAGCACCAGCCGCAGCATTCGTCCGCTGGCCTTACAACAGCAGGATAATGATTCGCTCTTCTGCCATTACAAACGCCTGATTCAGTTCCGCAACGGCCACCCCGTGCTGAACGATAACCTCAGCCGTATCGAACAAACGGGCATCCGGCAGCGGGGCATCCTATCGTTCATCCGGCAGTCGGCCAGTGGGCAGCGTGTGCTGGTGGTGCAGAACCTGACGGCGCAACCCATCACGGTTGTGTTCTCTCCCGACGAAAGCTGGTGTCGCTGTATCGTGTTCTCCACCGTCGAGGGGGCCGTTTACGAAGATGGTCAGGTGACAGTGCCGGGCTTTGCGGGTGTGGTGGTGGAGTAAATTTCGATAAGGGGCCGAATTAATTCGGCCCCTTATCGAAACGCCCTATCTTTGCCCAATCTTTCTGCGTTCGCACACATGGCCCAACCGACCCCTCGTACTGCCCTCAGTGTCCGCCATCTGGTGGGCATTAAAGACCTGACCGAGACCGATATTAACCTGATTCTCGACACGGCTACTCAGTTTAAAGAAGTCATCAACCGGCCCATCAAAAAAGTCCCGTCACTACGCGACGTGACCATTGCCAACGTTTTTTTCGAGAATTCGACCCGCACCCGGCTTTCGTTTGAACTGGCCGAAAAACGACTTTCTGCTGACGTGGTGAACTTCTCGGCGTCGGGATCATCGGTGAAAAAAGGCGAAACGCTGCTCGATACCGTCAATAACATTCTGGCAATGAAGGTCGATATGGTGGTGATGCGGCACAGCAGTCCCGGTGCACCCCACTACCTGACAAAGCATATCAAAGCCAACGTGGTCAACGCGGGCGACGGCACCCATGAACACCCCACGCAAGCCCTTTTGGACTCGTTCTCTATCCGCGAAAAACTCGGCGACATAGCGGGTAAACGCATCGCGATCATCGGCGACATTACCCACTCACGGGTGGCTTTGTCGAACATTTTCTGTCTGCAAAAACAGGGGGCCGAGGTGATGGTTTGCGGCCCTAAAACGCTGATACCGAAATACATCGAGAGCCTCGGTGTACGCGTGGGCCACAACGTCCGCGAAGCCCTCGCCTGGTGCGACGTTGCCAACGTATTGCGGATTCAGTTAGAGCGGCAGCAGATCAAGTATTTTCCGTCGCTGCGGGAGTATTCGCTGTATTTCGGTATCTCGAAGCAGATGCTCGACGAGTTGGACCGGCCCATTGTGCTGATGCACCCCGGCCCCATCAACCGGGGCGTTGAGCTAACCTCCGATGCCGCCGACTCGCCCCACAGCATCATTCTCGATCAGGTCGAAAACGGCGTAGCGGTCCGTATGGCCGTGTTGTATCTGCTGGCGCAGTTGTAGCGTAGCTTTCGCCCTCCTTTTGCTTTTCTGCGTAACGAATTCCCTAACACATTTCCGTTGTATGAAAAACCGTTACGCAGGCGCGTTCGCGCTGTTTTTACTGTTGGGTATGGCCCGTTTCGCCCACGCCCAAACCCCGCTCAATGCTGCCGAGGTGCTGCAACAGCTTGAGCAAATTGCCATTATCGAACAAAAAGTGATGATGCCGATGCGCGATGGCGTTCGGCTTGCAACCGATATTTACCGGCCTAAGACCGACGGGCGCGTACCGATTATCTTCTCCAAAACGCCTTACAACTTCAACAACTGGGGCGATGGTGAACAACGCGCCAACAACTACCAAACCGCGCTCGATGCCGTGAAACGGGGCTATGCCTACGTGGTGCAGAACGAACGCGGCAAATTCTTCTCCGAAGGCGAGTGGGACATTCTCGGCTCGCCAACCACCGACGGCTACGACGCGTTTTCGTGGATGGCGAAGCAACCCTGGAGCAACGGCAAAATCGGAACACTGGGCTGTTCGTCAACGGCTGAGTGGCAGATGGCCGTAGCCGCGCTCGACCATCCGGCCCATGCCGCGATGGTGGCGCAGGGTTTTGGCGCAGGCGTTGGGCGCGTGGGTGGGTTTATGGAACAGGGCAACTGGTATCGGGGCGGGGCGCAGCAGATGCTGTTCACAGCCTGGCTCTACGGTACGCAGGTCGATGCGATGGCTCGGCCTGTTTTCCCGAAAGCCGCTACGTCGGAAGACCTGGCGCGGGTGTCGCGCTTCTACGACCTCGCCCCCGAAATGCCCAAAGTCGATTGGGCGCAGGGCTTGCGGCATCTGCCCGTGCAGGACATTATCAAGAACGCGAACGGCCAACGTGGGGTGTACGACAAAATGATTGTCCGCAAGCCCAACGACCCCGACTGGTATAAAGGGGGGCTGTATCACGACAACATGCCGTTTGGTGTACCGAGTTTCTGGTTCGCGTCGTGGTACGACGTTTCGACCGGCCCCAACCTCGCGCTGTTCAATCACGTTCGGAAAAATGCGGTCGATGAAGCCACCCGCAACGCCCAGTACCTTGTGATTGCGCCCACGCTGCACTGTGCCTACAAACGCGCTACGGCCAACACCGTCGTGGGCGAACGTAGCGTGGGCGATGCGCGGCTGAACTACGACGACCTGACCTACGGCTGGTTCGACTATTTTCTGAAAGGCGAAACGGCTAAAGACCCCGCCAAAATGCCCCGCGTTCGGTACTATACGATGGGTAGCAACAAGTGGCAAACGTCGGAGACCTGGCCCCCCGCCAACGCACAGATGACCACGTATTACCTCAGTAGCGGAGGCCGCGCCAATAGTCTCTACGGCGACGGTAAATTACTCGCCACACCCCCCGCTGCCACCGAAAAACCCGACGCCTTTACCTATGACCCGGCCTTTCCGGTCCCGTCGTATGGCGGCAACGTTTGCTGTACGGGCAATGCCGTGCAGGGCGGAGCCTTCGATCAGCATCAGATGGAAACCCGGCAGGATATTTTAGTCTATACCACCGAGCCGTTTGCCGAGGGCGTTGAACTGTCGGGCAATATTGAAACTACGCTTTACGTAGCGTCCGACGCTAAAGACACCGACTTTACGGTGAAGTTGGTGGACGTCTATCCCGACGGACGGGCGTATAATTTGGATGAAACCATCCTCCGCGCCCGCTATCGCGAAGGGTTCGACAAAGCGGTGATGATGGAGAAAGGCAAGGTTTATAAGCTGACACTCAGCCCAATGGCGACGAGCAACTTCTTCGCGCCCGGCCACCGCATTCGCATCGAAGTGTCGAGCAGCAACTTCCCGCGTTTCGAGCGCAACCTCAACACGGGCGGCAACAACTACGACGAAACCAAAGGCATAGTGGCGCACAATCAGGTGTTTCACACGGCCAAATACCCGTCGCAGGTGCGGTTGCCGCTTGTCAGGAAGTAGTATTGTTTACTGGATAAAGAACCGTAAACCACCCAATTTTCGTTATATTTGAGAAAACGACAGTAAGATGGAACTGCAACTCCGCACGATGCATCCGCCCCGTCAGCGTTCGTTCGATGATGATTTTTTCTTTGACCTCTGCCAGGCCAACGAAGCCCTCAAACTCGAACGCGATGCTGAGGGAAACATCATTTTTATGCCACTTACCGGAACCGACACAGGAAATTACAACTTTGAAGTAGCAGGCGAACTCTGGAACTGGAATCGCCGAACCAAACTGGGCTATGCCTACGATTCGTCAACCGGGTTTAAACTGCCTAACTCAGCCGTGCGCTCACCCGACGTGGCGTGGGTGCAGAAAGAACGTATTGATAGTTTGTCAGACGAAGAACGCAGGGGATTTGCCTCTATTTGCCCCGATTTTGTGGTAGAAATACGGTCGGCGAGCGACGACCTGAATGTGCTGAAAGACAAAATGGAAGAATACCGCGACAATGGTGTTCGGCTGGGCTGGCTCATCGACCGGGCCGGGAAGCAGGTATTTATCTACCGCCAAAACGGTTCTATTGAAATCAAACAGGGCGAGACCGTCACGCTGTCGGGCGAAGACGTACTGCCTGAATTAACCTTAACCCTCTTGCTCTGAAACCGAACAAATCGCGAAACCACGCTGTTCTGCACTTGTAGAGACGCGACCCTTCGCGTCTCCTCAGGCGTCAGCAAAAACCACTCCTCAGGCGTCAGCAAAACCGTCCGGTGCAGGAGACGCGAAGGGTCGCGTCTCTACACAATACCCCGAACACTCATGAAAGGCTTCAAATTCTCCGATTATATTCCGCCTGAGCAGAAGGACGGCTCTAAATTCGATCAACTGCTCAATATTTTCCAGCAACTGCTGCTGCTGACTTCCGGCGACGTGGAGCAGGCGATGGCCTGGATGAGTCAGCTCGACCGGCAATATGGCCTGACCGACGATAAATACGGCATCGGTAACTTCTTCGACGACCTGAAAGAAAAAGGCTACATCACCGAAGAAAATCAGGAGGGCAAAATTGTGATGACGCCCAAAAGTGAACAGACCATTCGGCGGTCGGCACTCGAAGAAATCTTTGGCAAGCTGAAACGCTCAAAGTCGGGCGGGAACCACAACACGCCTTACACTGGCACTGGCGACGAACTGAGCAGCGACCTCCGCACCTACCAGTTTGGCGATACGCTCGAACAGATTTCGATGACCGAATCGATCCGTAACGCGCAGATCAACAGTGGCGTAGAAGAGTTCACGCTGATGGAGCGCGACCTCGAAGTGACCGAGAAAGAGCAGAAAACGCAGACCAGCACGGTGCTGATGATTGACATCAGCCACTCGATGATTCTGTATGGCGAAGACCGCATCACGCCCGCCAAGAAAGTGGCCCTCGCGCTGGTTGAACTTATAAAGCTGAAGTACCCGAAGGACACGCTCGACATTGTGGTGTTTGGCAACGATGCCTGGCAGATTCAGGCCAAAGATTTACCCTATCTGGAGGTCGGGCCGTATCACACCAACACCGTGGCCGGGCTGGAACTGGCAATGGATTTGCTGCGTCGGCGGAAGAATAAGAACAAGCAGATTTTTATGATTACCGACGGCAAGCCAACTTGTTTGAAAGAAGGCATTCGGTACTATAAAAACTCGTTTGGTCTTGACCGCAAGGTAGTTAGTAAAACGCTGACGCTGGCCGCACAAGCCCGACGGCTCGATATTCCGATTACCACGTTTATGATTGCCACTGACCCGTATCTGAAACAGTTTGTGCAGGAGTTTACGAAAGTAAACAACGGGCGGGCCTATTACAGCGGCTTGCAGGGTCTCGGCAATATGATGTTCGAGGACTTCCAGCGCAACCGCCGGAAGAATATTAAGTAATCTGTCAGCAGTGAACAGCAAGCCGCCAACCGCATTAACCAAAGTCAGAGCCACCGCTCTGGCTTTGTTTTTTCTCCTCATCATGCCCGCTATCCTTTTCGCTCAGCAAACTACTCTAAGCGGCTCCCTTACTACGCACCTGCGCCGGTTGCCGCCTTCGGCGCGGGTAAGCGTAGCCGTAGAGTCGCTGATGGATAGCAGCGTGGCGTTTGCGTACCGGGCTGATGAGCGCGTACCTTCGGCGAGCGTAATTAAGCTATCGATTCTGCTCGAAGCGATGGAACGTGTAAAAGCCGGAACGCTTGATCCCGACGAAATTCATATTCTGCTTGACTCCGAAAAAACAGGGGGCGATGGCGTCCTGAAAACGTATTCGCATCGCAGCCGCATTGCCTACCGCGACCTGCTCCGGCTGATGCTCATCAACAGCGACAATACGGCTACCAACATCTTTATCAACGAGTTGGGCATGGATGCTATCAACGCCCGAAGCCAGGCTGTGGGTCTGACGCAAACCCGCCTGAACCGCCTGATGATGGACACGCTGGCGGTGCAACAGGGCCGACAGAACTACGTCACGGCCCGGGAGATGAACGTGCTGCTGAAAAAAATATACCGGCACGAAGTAGCGACGCCCGCTCTGTGTGAACAGATGCTCGACATACTGAAACAGACCGAAGATACCGCCACTATTCCGCGCTTGTTGCCACCCGGCACCGTTGTGGCGCACAAAACCGGCATTCTCAACTATGTGCGGGGCGACGTGGGCATCGTGTATGCGAAAAACCCGTTTCTGCTATCGGTATTTGTGGAGGGCACCACTACGCCCGAAGCCGAAAAAATTATTGGCGAAGTCGCATCAACGTGCTATCACTTTTTTAGTAAATGACCTTCGCCGACCGCGCCATCCCGTATTACAACACACTTCGGGCACCTACAAACCTGCCGCCGGGCGTGGGCGTGATGAATCCGTATGAGCGGCCCGACGTGCAACGTATCATTACGGAATTTTACGGCAAATTTTACAGCGATAGCCGCCCGCGTGTATTTGTGCTGGGTATTAACCCCGGTCGGTTTGGAGCGGGTGTTACGGGTATTTCGTTTACGACGCCCCAGAACCTGCGTCGATACTGCGGCATCGCCAATACGCTTCCCGATACCCCTGAACTGTCGAGCCGGTTTATTTATCAGGTAGTCGAAGCGTTTGGCGGAGCGCGTGAATTTTATGGGCGTTTTTTTCTAACATCGATGTTTCCGCTGGCCCTGACCAAAGACGGCCGCAACGGCGGACCGCTCAATTACAATTTCTATGACGACCGCGCCACGACCGGCGCACTCTGGCCCGCCATCACCGAAACCGTTCGAACGCAAACCGGCTTCGGACACGACCGACGCGTGGCGGTTTGTTTAGGCCGCAAAAACGAAACTTATCTGCAACGCCTGAACGAGCAACAGCACTTTTTCGACCGAATCGTTACGCTCGATCATCCGCGCTACATCCTCCAATACAAAGCCAAAAGCGTGGCAACGTACCTCGATCAGTACATTGCCACGCTGCACGATTGTTTGGCTAACTGACAAACTATTGCTTCGTTAGTTGCAAGGTTGTGGTGTAGGTTTTTGTGCCTTCGCCATAATCTTCTGTTTCCGTTTGCGCCATCGTCATCGTGTTGCCGTTACGTGTTACATCATACACCTCCACACCGCTGCCGCTGCTGATTGTCAACTTATTACCGTCGAGTTTCCAGGTCGAGTTTGCATCAAAATCAGTCGGGTCCACTGTCGACACATCACATTTCTGCCCTGCTTTCGACGCCAGTTTACCACCACTGTTAAACGTGATGGTTGTGGTTGTCAGGCAAGTAACTACGTCGTTGCCAAGTCCATTAGGCAACCCCCGAAAAAAGGCAAGCAGGTCGGTAGTTCTCTGGCCTGTTTGGAAGAAATCGACGCCGGGGTTGATAGTCATGCCGGAGATCACATACGTGCCTTCAATTGTGTTGGGCGTTACTGAATCGCTGCCGCTTTTGCTACAACTGCCAAACCAGACGGGCAAGGCTACAACGAGCGTCCAGGCCAGCAGGCGGACGGCATTTTGTGTTTTCATATTGATTAAGTGTTCGTTTTTGGCTTCTGTCGTAAAAGTGAAACCAATCATAACATAGCTGGCAAATCCTTGATTAAACGGACGTTATCGTTCACGAACGGTTTTGATTACCTCCCGAAAGTAAATGAGCCTTTGCTTGTACTTTTGCCTGTAACAACCCTCCCCTGCTATGCGTCTGCTTTTAGCTACCCTATTACTGAGTCTATCGCTTACGGCTACGGCCCAAACCACCTATACACCCGCGCCCGAAAACCTCGCGGCCCGCAAAGCTTTCCAGGATGATAAGTTTGGGCTGTTTATTCACTGGGGCGTTTATAGCCTGCTCGGCGATGGCGAGTGGGTGAT from Spirosoma montaniterrae encodes:
- a CDS encoding CocE/NonD family hydrolase, with amino-acid sequence MARFAHAQTPLNAAEVLQQLEQIAIIEQKVMMPMRDGVRLATDIYRPKTDGRVPIIFSKTPYNFNNWGDGEQRANNYQTALDAVKRGYAYVVQNERGKFFSEGEWDILGSPTTDGYDAFSWMAKQPWSNGKIGTLGCSSTAEWQMAVAALDHPAHAAMVAQGFGAGVGRVGGFMEQGNWYRGGAQQMLFTAWLYGTQVDAMARPVFPKAATSEDLARVSRFYDLAPEMPKVDWAQGLRHLPVQDIIKNANGQRGVYDKMIVRKPNDPDWYKGGLYHDNMPFGVPSFWFASWYDVSTGPNLALFNHVRKNAVDEATRNAQYLVIAPTLHCAYKRATANTVVGERSVGDARLNYDDLTYGWFDYFLKGETAKDPAKMPRVRYYTMGSNKWQTSETWPPANAQMTTYYLSSGGRANSLYGDGKLLATPPAATEKPDAFTYDPAFPVPSYGGNVCCTGNAVQGGAFDQHQMETRQDILVYTTEPFAEGVELSGNIETTLYVASDAKDTDFTVKLVDVYPDGRAYNLDETILRARYREGFDKAVMMEKGKVYKLTLSPMATSNFFAPGHRIRIEVSSSNFPRFERNLNTGGNNYDETKGIVAHNQVFHTAKYPSQVRLPLVRK
- a CDS encoding aspartate carbamoyltransferase catalytic subunit → MAQPTPRTALSVRHLVGIKDLTETDINLILDTATQFKEVINRPIKKVPSLRDVTIANVFFENSTRTRLSFELAEKRLSADVVNFSASGSSVKKGETLLDTVNNILAMKVDMVVMRHSSPGAPHYLTKHIKANVVNAGDGTHEHPTQALLDSFSIREKLGDIAGKRIAIIGDITHSRVALSNIFCLQKQGAEVMVCGPKTLIPKYIESLGVRVGHNVREALAWCDVANVLRIQLERQQIKYFPSLREYSLYFGISKQMLDELDRPIVLMHPGPINRGVELTSDAADSPHSIILDQVENGVAVRMAVLYLLAQL
- a CDS encoding lipocalin family protein codes for the protein MKTQNAVRLLAWTLVVALPVWFGSCSKSGSDSVTPNTIEGTYVISGMTINPGVDFFQTGQRTTDLLAFFRGLPNGLGNDVVTCLTTTTITFNSGGKLASKAGQKCDVSTVDPTDFDANSTWKLDGNKLTISSGSGVEVYDVTRNGNTMTMAQTETEDYGEGTKTYTTTLQLTKQ
- a CDS encoding alpha-amylase family glycosyl hydrolase, translating into MFNPVLPLGHTGVHYEIFVRSFADSNGDGIGDLNGVTNNLDYLQDLGISAIWLMPINPSPSYHKYDITDYYGIDPEYGTLDDFRRLVNEAHKRGIAVLMDLVLHHTSIEHPWFKDASRGPQSQYWNYYKWLTPAEIKARNLATRDITADSSERNPWHEVPGSTFPERYYGMFWKGMPDLNFDHPPVRDAFVDVARFWLTDVGVDGFRLDAARHLYRESEEPKNHQFWEEFRQRIKAFKPDVHLIGEVWTRPTKVAPYYRGLHATFNFDFALSLYEVIRREDDTEDLIELLAFVQGTYGQVNPNFVDALILSNHDQERIGSILKGNTDKLKVAANLLLTLPGNPYLYYGEEIGMLGRKPDEHIREPFLWHIRDKDKQRTRWQRGRYSTSRSIRPLALQQQDNDSLFCHYKRLIQFRNGHPVLNDNLSRIEQTGIRQRGILSFIRQSASGQRVLVVQNLTAQPITVVFSPDESWCRCIVFSTVEGAVYEDGQVTVPGFAGVVVE
- a CDS encoding Uma2 family endonuclease → MELQLRTMHPPRQRSFDDDFFFDLCQANEALKLERDAEGNIIFMPLTGTDTGNYNFEVAGELWNWNRRTKLGYAYDSSTGFKLPNSAVRSPDVAWVQKERIDSLSDEERRGFASICPDFVVEIRSASDDLNVLKDKMEEYRDNGVRLGWLIDRAGKQVFIYRQNGSIEIKQGETVTLSGEDVLPELTLTLLL
- a CDS encoding uracil-DNA glycosylase family protein produces the protein MTFADRAIPYYNTLRAPTNLPPGVGVMNPYERPDVQRIITEFYGKFYSDSRPRVFVLGINPGRFGAGVTGISFTTPQNLRRYCGIANTLPDTPELSSRFIYQVVEAFGGAREFYGRFFLTSMFPLALTKDGRNGGPLNYNFYDDRATTGALWPAITETVRTQTGFGHDRRVAVCLGRKNETYLQRLNEQQHFFDRIVTLDHPRYILQYKAKSVATYLDQYIATLHDCLAN
- a CDS encoding serine hydrolase; translated protein: MPAILFAQQTTLSGSLTTHLRRLPPSARVSVAVESLMDSSVAFAYRADERVPSASVIKLSILLEAMERVKAGTLDPDEIHILLDSEKTGGDGVLKTYSHRSRIAYRDLLRLMLINSDNTATNIFINELGMDAINARSQAVGLTQTRLNRLMMDTLAVQQGRQNYVTAREMNVLLKKIYRHEVATPALCEQMLDILKQTEDTATIPRLLPPGTVVAHKTGILNYVRGDVGIVYAKNPFLLSVFVEGTTTPEAEKIIGEVASTCYHFFSK
- a CDS encoding vWA domain-containing protein, translating into MKGFKFSDYIPPEQKDGSKFDQLLNIFQQLLLLTSGDVEQAMAWMSQLDRQYGLTDDKYGIGNFFDDLKEKGYITEENQEGKIVMTPKSEQTIRRSALEEIFGKLKRSKSGGNHNTPYTGTGDELSSDLRTYQFGDTLEQISMTESIRNAQINSGVEEFTLMERDLEVTEKEQKTQTSTVLMIDISHSMILYGEDRITPAKKVALALVELIKLKYPKDTLDIVVFGNDAWQIQAKDLPYLEVGPYHTNTVAGLELAMDLLRRRKNKNKQIFMITDGKPTCLKEGIRYYKNSFGLDRKVVSKTLTLAAQARRLDIPITTFMIATDPYLKQFVQEFTKVNNGRAYYSGLQGLGNMMFEDFQRNRRKNIK